The region ttttttcaggatttttcccaatttttcctattttcttttcttttttttttttttcttcttctcattctctccttcttcctccctcatttgcttcttttttcttccgCCATGGACGCGCACGGACAGCTCCTCCATCCCTCCTTCCCGCGCCCGCCGGCCACCGTGATCGCCGTTGACGGCCTCCCCGGCCACTGCACCGCCACTGGAGCTGCCCGCGGCAGGTGCGGCCTTGCTGCAGctggagctcgcggccatggctgccgccgCGAGCTTGTGTCCACTCCGGCCGCCTTCGACCTCACCGGTCGGTCTCATCCGCTTCGCCAGCCACCGAGCAACTTGCTGAGCCGCCTCACCAGCTCGCCCACCGCCCCGCTCTGCTCGGCCACTTGTTGCTTGGCTACCATGGCcgcagcttgcggccatggtggCTACCCGACGCGGCCAGcttcctctctctcgatctctctatCGGCCTCGCCCTCTACTAAAGCTCTCAACCAAGCTCCACTCCCTGCCTCCCTCATTCACATTCTTCCCCTTTTTTATAGCCATCCCAGCGACCCAACTTGCTGTGGCCATCACCTATTGCGTGTAAGGCCTTCCAAACTTGCAGAGGCGCGGCTGATTTTCAGGGCATGGGGAGAAGGTTGCAGGGTATGGATTGAAATGCAAGGCGTGGTTGGTTACAGAGGCATGACTAATTGCACGCccgtatctatatatatatatatatactatatatcacaataacagatttaaaaaattatatattaatcctcaattttctcataatatcactaGGGAAATTCttttattacaattatgcccttaaacctcaaattaatttacattacaatactaaaaatccataattaataacttaaattttactcgatatagatgATTTTTGCCCTAGCATCCTCgccgggctatcgtttcatcccgaaaccactgaagggttgctcattacgcaaaatcggagcccccctaggttccgttgatttttcgggagcctcctacgacgattcgattttacagtcTAAATAacaactgtattttagctgtaccgaaaattgttcccgatccgacttctttcgataccataaatcctatctcgatacgctcgttgagaccatataatttttcttagataatttctttccgaggcattccttgcagttgattcggtactaataactactatcaaaccaatttttcggtattctaaattcatcgaaattacgtgttAACCTTAGCTacacatggggtattacaatatatGTCATCTTTTTGTGGGTCCTGGTTAGGGGTGCCTATAATTCTCTTTCTAGATTgcacaaaaatagaaataaaaaattgatacaATACAAAATTAATGAAAACGGAAAAaggtatattttaaaaaaagtaggAAACAAAAATGCGAAAAAAtacgtaaataaaaataaaggaatttttttgtaaatataatttttaatatataaaattataaaatataattatttaatttaaaaatagacataaatttcataattcattcaaagagatataaacataaattctataatcCATAAACCATgagttaataattaaaaataaataataaatttaaaaaaaataatcaaatataatacaatttataaaagttccTCCATTTGattattctctttctctatggttttattatgtttgaatgcataatgcataaaaaaaaataataaaacataagttttatacaatttataaaaattttgtccaTAACTTGGTTAGAGATGGAAATCTCATCTCTAATCTTTTTGTGATCGGAaactcatttttaatatttttttaatattgtgaaatgatgttaaaatatttttaaaattatagaaatagtaaaaaaaaaatgatattttttaaagtttcaataaaaaaaacatttcgaAGACGTTGAAAGGGCACCCCGAGCCTTCTCATAATTGCATCATGGAAGAAGGTTATAATTATtaccaaatattatttagatatttaattttatattaaaaataatagttgtATATTGATGTATTGGGCTGTATGTGAGATCAatacaaatatacaatataATATTCCAATGCTTGGGAACCGACGGCAGTTGCAAGTTGCAACGAGAACAAAGCAGGAAACCTCGCGCAGCCAAGATAAGTGGGTACGAAGAAGACCTGCCTGAAAACCGTGAGAGTGCCCTTCAGAAGGCCGTTGGTAATCAGCCCGTCTCGGTCGCCATCGACGCCGGCGGCTTCGACTGGAGTGGAGTCTTCACAGGAGAGTGTGGCGCCGATGTCGATCACGGTGGGAGGGATGGAGGGACTGATGAAGAAAGCCATTATTTCGTTACATAATAATTACTAGAAACATTCATATTGCGATTGAGATTCACTCCCTCCCAatttatatctaaataatatatatagttagcAGAGCATTGCGAAGAGACAAGTGAAGCAACCAATTGGAAGGGTCAAATCACAACATTTGATCAGGCAGTTAATCGATGCCATCAGCTTctcaatatttttaatacaaaatgaTTAGAAAATGACATCATCAATCACTTCTAAAATACAAGAGATGAGTTGCAGTCAACTTTCCGTGGCATTGATGTCAAAGGCAGCTTTCACTTCAAAGTTTCATGGGACATTTCGTCTGTGGAACCTTCAACTCTATATATGAACATTGCATGCAAATTATAGGGTAGTCCAAGTCATATATAGCATTTCACTAAGGCACGCAGTGATCACAAAGTATTTAAAACATATCCCAATCATATACACTTTACAATCTCTCTAGCTATATAAATGCAAACAACACAACGGCAAATATGAGATCAGTTCAGTTCACCTCCTAATTAATAGTTAAGCAATGGGTTCCCAAAGCCCCAGCAAGTGCAGCATCATCTGCCTGGGTTTGTTGTTCATTTGGGCAACGTTGGCCACCCAAGCAGCTTCTCGCTCGCTTCAGcagcaggaggaggaggaagccATGTACCAGCTGAGACACGAGCAGTGGATGGCTCGGTATGGGCGGGAGTACAAGGATGCTGATGAGAAGGCGAAACGTTACAGGATATTCAAGGCCAATGTGGAACGCATCGAGTCGTTTAATAAGGCAGGCCACAGTGGGTACAAGTTAGGAGTGAATCAATTTGCAGATCTTACGAATGACGAGTTCAAATTGCGAAACAGGTTCAAGAGCCATGTCTGTTCCACTGTTGCGCCGTCTTTCAGATACCAAAACGTGACTGCAGTTCCAGCCACCGTGGACTGGAGGAAGAAAGGAGCAGTAACCGCGATCAAGGACCAAGGCCAGTGTGGTAAGCATGCATATATCATTGATATTCTTCTAACCACAAGGATTTTCTTGTTGCTTATCTCCTAACCAGATCCCAACAACATATCTATACACAGGATGTTGTTGGGCGTTTTCAGCTGTGGCAGCCATGGAAGGAAATAACCAGCTAACAACTGGCAAGCTCATCTCCCTGTCCGAGCAAGAGCTTGTCGACTGTGACACTTCAGGCGAAGATCAGGGCTGCAATGGTGGCCTCATGGATGATGCCTTTAAGTTCATCAAACAAAACGAAGGACTCACAACTGAAGCAAACTATCCGTACCAGGGTACAGACGGCACTTGCAACAAGAACAAAGCCGGAAACCACGCAGCCAAGATAAATGGGTACGAAGACGTGCCTGCAAACAGTGAGAGTGCCCTTCAAAAGGCCGTTGCTAATCAGCCAGTCTCGGTCGCCATCGATGCTGGGGGCTCTGACTTCCAATTCTACTCGAGTGGAGTCTTTACGGGAGAGTGTGGGACTGAGCTAGACCACGGCGTCACCGCCGTTGGCTATGGTACCGACGGGGATGGGACTAAGTATTGGCTCGTGAAGAACTCATGGGGCACATCATGGGGAGAAGAAGGGTACATAAGGATGCAGAGAGGCATTGCCGCCAAAGAAGGCCTTTGTGGCATTGCCAAGATGGCCTCATACCCCACTGCATGATTAATTAATGCCCAACCCCAAAGCAACTGAGgtgtaaaataataatgtgTATGGGTATGGCTGCTGGTTGTTTAATTTATGCTTTTCCTCAGCTCTTGGttgtttatatgtatatgtctaTTCCTGTACTGGATCAATGTAAAATGAATTAATTGTGCACCTCATTCATAATTTTAATGTGCACAACATTAATGTGTATCTTCTACTGTTTTTTTCTCATTATCCTCTTCTGTGCTCCCTAAACTTTGGATTTTAGCACTACTTAGTGGAACAAACTGATGTTGTGTGAGAAAGAAACCAGCATATATATTGGTGACTGGTCTATGGGACCCAAAAAGCATCTCTAGTTCCTTAGCACTCATCTTCAAGAGGTACACCATCTTATTGCACCTCAATCCATGCTCAAAGATCCCTAAGGACAAATTGAGTGGGGTCGCTACAATTCATCTCCCAGTCGAGAGAAGAAGGATGTCATTTAGCTAGATTTGGTTTAACCTATGTATAATTAATGTCAATTTTTGCATCTACTCTATTATATAAGTATAACGGCTCGCCTCCTGAAGTCTCCGTACACAAAGAGGATTCGTGAGAggattattatttaaatgatatcaaACAATAATACaactacaactcacacacaaTCCTTATTAAAACCATTACCTTTTTATCATATAACGTCTCATAATCATCATTACATAACCATTCACAATATGAGCTCACTTAGGCTTACATAACGTACACCTCACTAAAAAACATAAGAGCATTACACTAACCCAGACACAcaacacccaggatctagtttcgggagaaccCTGCACCTGCTATTATGACTCGATGATATGGACTTAAGAAAtgtcgctaaattcaaagaataattaaataatttaatattaaaattaaattaacatttgtcgtaaattcattaaaaaactaaaaattccttaagaaaataattaaaaattaaattaataaaaatataaaatcttaaaaataaatttaaaatttaatttaaattaatcacaaaattcattaaaaaatttaatttaaaaaataaaaataaattaggcaaaattttaataatttttaaaatatatatataaaatcttctttttattttttaatgaattaatttgtttaatttaactcaattaatttatttttaatttattcctttattattttaaaaaataatgaattaattaatgttttttaatttatattaaaatatataaaatataattctataaaataatgattgtattagtatataaattatatgtgcgcACATAATACAAGGGTGTTTCGCAGATCAAGCGGTTCGCGCATACAGGCGCGCAGGGGAGGTTTGGggatcgaaacttggggaggggaAGGGCTGGAATTAATTTCTAGCAACaacgccacgtggcgcgcggacAGGTGGCCACGTGGCACAAGGAGGGTTGGGGCCAGCGCGCGGCTGAGcccgctaaaatttaaaaaataatttttttactttagcggcggttttgaaaccgcagctaaaattaaaaaattattttttttatttttttgctaaaattttaaaattgaaaaattaaaattaaattttttttttaattttagcggcagttttaaaaccgcAGCTAAATCacatatttagcggcggtttttaaatcgctgcaaaaaatgttacttagcggcagttattccagcggttgctgaaaatcgccgctaaatgcttcaCGACACTtgatttagcagcggttttaaaaataGTCGCTAAATTACGTGAACTgccgcaaaatgcaaaaaaaaccaccgctaaatgctaatttttttgtaatgataCTAGCTTTTCTAGGGTCCCTTCTTAGACCTGATTTTGAGCTCTCGGAGTATTACATTATCTTtttcttgagcacatgacgtcctcgtcatgtgaccttacaactagttccagatcttctcccttttaggggctgccatcctagaagtctGCCAGGAGCCACACCTTGTTCAGGCCCTCGAGTCCTGACACCACTTCTTGCCTTCATCGGACAGTTTTCTTTTAACACCCCACTTCTCTCAGGGCGTTAGATAATGTAAGATTtcagggatatatttttttcctatagAAACTCCATACATAAATCGTTTCCTGACAAtctcgttacaccttctcaataTATTAAACTTAATAATGAATAAACTAAGACATGTAACTCATCATAAATACGAAAgatagatcgaaacctcaaatgatacataaccgAAACCATCTTATTCATAACTTTAAAGTCAAACCATCATTTTACATaacgtcatcaaaataaacaacataattgaaaacgacatactataaattaattactaatcgccgtcactcctcgacaatCCCTTTTCCTTTTGCACCGTTGCTtttacctggaacgtttgaatatttcaaagacaaaatccaaattagatgatgaatcatttaagtgagagttcaaaacatgtTTTTATGAATGTAtacaagacatgaaacaaaccgACACAACCCGATAAGCcttagcccaagagaatccttCACAGCGCTTAACCcaaccatggggaaagagcaatctctctaaagggaACATCGCCACACTGACGCATTGACACAACACAGTCCTAACTTAAGAAGAGTAaggtcaacgcatctccccaacaCCTCAGGAACAATTGCTACCACTCTCGGCCTAGGAAcgtcacatcaacgcaggaacccaACTCACCATAATTATGTCAAGGATTACgtttccactcaaaagcattcagGAACCATTACCCAATCCAAATTCGTATCCCATATGGACCACTAGTCGTCTTCATGCAATTTCCCTAGCTATACGGCCTGACACGAAAACCTAGGTAGCTATCCCTgcatgcacaccagcacaagatGCCCTTATACATTATTCCGGCATCACCATTGggaaattacggctacactatccaaacaacattcCCGACTAACATCCCATATGAACCAcacaaaacgcaagacaatgTCACAAAAcacaactcaatgcatcatataaataacattttataaaatacaatgcatATGTATAAAACGTTTTGGGACGAACCTCTCACATGAAACCAACTGTCACCGGTTaccgtttgcatgcaacaaaaccattttgcatgagaTCATAACATATTTAGGTAGCACATATACTAAGTTTTTAGGATAGAactactcacaataaatcaagttttgggggcgaacactccgAACGTATTCAAAATGCCTCGATTCTTGTACACgaccttgatttgcgtgccaaactTCAAACACTCATACTTATACTCAATCTCGAGCCATAACACTccctaaatatcatatttatttaaaagagcatcaaaatctattttccttaatttttcataattttctctatttttctcctagttttcacttcaataattccaaaataattatctcctcaaacattttcctaaatttttcaacatgataatttctaaaataattttagaaaaatattgaaacaaattcaagaaaataCCCCTAGCTCACGTGCTCTCACACTCCAAGCATGTGTTTGCGCATGAGAAAtggcgcgtgcagcccacgCACCGATCTTCTTCCTCGCTTCCTGCTGCCGACGACTACTCCGATAGTTGATCTGATCCCACCCCTTTGAAGATCTCCCTCAGTATATCTTAGTGGAACCCTTGGTTGCCCGAAAACTCACCCAAAAAGCCCCCAAAAGTCTGGTTGCAGGTAGGCCCCCGGCGTCCGCTCGATCTTTTTGGTGAAGCTTCGAACAGCTTCGAAACCTAATGAAAACCCTCCCCAAAACTCCAGAATTCTTCctcttgatgcaaggatcaaaaatCCCTTATCAACTCTCTGAGAAACACCCAAAAACacggccaatcaccggccaaaGCTTGGGCTCCAAGCCTCCTCACGCCGTATACGACCTTCTCCAGCCCTCCCTCAATAGTCCTATCGCCGGAAAATggctccacgtgcggtggcagtgcgacAATAGTTTTTGTAGTGTTCAcattgtattttgttttattacactttggctcCATTTTTTCTTCCAAACGCCATTTCGGTCCTTTCCATAGCACCCATGATCTTTCCAACAATACCACTAAGGTCCACAAGTGTTGTACTCTTTATTTCAtcttcaaaatttctaaaaaactaTCTTTTTGACTTTCGTCgggcaaaattaataaattacactttggcttagttgatcgttttgaccctaagtCCACTGTTTCAagccgaaatcgcttaagggttgttctacatataaaatctaagtcctcaaagcactccgttgactttttggaagtttcctatgtcgattcaatttttcagcctgatccacaattgtaccgaaaatcattcctgatccaatttcgtttgacacctaaaatcatgcctcgaatcACTCATCAATACTGTATCAATTCCCTTAAGCAACTAGGGTCCGGGGCACTCCCTACGGTCGATTTGGTTACTTAAAACTGTGATAGTGTATCCTATAGCcccattctttcaaaaattccactTAGACCTTTCCTAGAATCCCATTTATAACCTTAAGAATTTTTCAGGTATTACATTTCTtcaagggtcagctctgatattacctataacatcccgcatcgagcgataagaatgaccgaatcaacttacgttgatggacctacacgaacttctaggggtcacccattgttaagctaccctagctcaagcgcGATTAACTGGaaagttctttatccacattcagtccaaaaggtatcccaactggtgttgttttcttccttactatcctcgatgtATATACTATCCTCTCTAGAGTCCATTCTTAGACCTAACCTTGGgttctcggggtattacattcactgtaacatctcgcattaAGTGATAGGAAGAACTGAATcaatttaccctgatgagcctacgcgaacttccaaAGGGTCACCAATcgttgagctaccctagctcaagtaGCCTAAATCGAGAATTCTTTATCTATATTCAGCTAAAAAGGTATTCAggtagtgttgtttccttccttactatcttaatatatatatatatatatatatactagcttctctagaatCTCTTCTTAgacctgaccttgggctctcggggtattacagtatCATTTAGGCAATGTGCCTACTCATTAGGATAACAATTAAGTacgtatatatctatataatctCTTATTATTAGTAGTttcattctaaatttttttaaagttaaactTAATATATCTCTAGTTGTTTACAACTactttaattatctttattttatatgatttcTTTAATGAAGTAACATTGACCACCTTTCATATATGcacaatgaaataaattattttttatgtaggTTTGATCTAGGAAATTAGATCTCAATTcacaaaagaaatttgattaaaaatatgtcacactatatatatatatatagaaattaaaaacaaaaaagaaatttctaaaattttaatgtatttggAAACACAAAGAAATAAATCCACTCAATcaataaagatataattttgtaaagaCAAAACTAAATATTGGTTCTCACAATTCTGGGCAATCTCTCTACCTTAGGGATTAAATCTCTCTAAGAGTATAAACTCAACAATCTTTAGTAGACTCATTTAGTGTGAATGGTTCACAATCTATACATTGAAGTTAAATTTTCACTTGGAAATTTGTTTGAAATATAATTTGCAAATAGAAGAATATagggtaatttaaattttatattttattataaatttgttagtatggtttaatttttgtcattacatctattaaattttgatttatattaaaatttagttactcttttaattttttgtcaaattctattAATGAAAACTAACGCAATATGCATTAATataaatcccaaaattattCGATTGTGTttagattaaatttataaatttcaagtgattttaaaatttatattaatgcatactacattatttttgttaacagaatttgatgaaaaatcgaAAGAGAGACTAAATTTTAACagaaataaaagtttagtgaTAATCGTGGCTATAAAAGCCAAAATACAGTGATCAATTtattgtaaaatataaaatttgaaaattaatgataTAATTTATCCAAGCAATTCTGCATTGCTAATGCAATGTTTGTTACTAACATTTTGACCCGTATAGAATTATTACCTTTAATATATTTGAACActattttgtttagtttgatgtGAAAAAAGCTAGGtagaatagaaataaaaatgaaaaatagatacgacatgaaatgaaaataaaaaaatggcatcttttaaaaaagtaggaaatg is a window of Diospyros lotus cultivar Yz01 chromosome 10, ASM1463336v1, whole genome shotgun sequence DNA encoding:
- the LOC127811030 gene encoding senescence-specific cysteine protease SAG39-like, which produces MGSQSPSKCSIICLGLLFIWATLATQAASRSLQQQEEEEAMYQLRHEQWMARYGREYKDADEKAKRYRIFKANVERIESFNKAGHSGYKLGVNQFADLTNDEFKLRNRFKSHVCSTVAPSFRYQNVTAVPATVDWRKKGAVTAIKDQGQCGCCWAFSAVAAMEGNNQLTTGKLISLSEQELVDCDTSGEDQGCNGGLMDDAFKFIKQNEGLTTEANYPYQGTDGTCNKNKAGNHAAKINGYEDVPANSESALQKAVANQPVSVAIDAGGSDFQFYSSGVFTGECGTELDHGVTAVGYGTDGDGTKYWLVKNSWGTSWGEEGYIRMQRGIAAKEGLCGIAKMASYPTA